The following proteins are encoded in a genomic region of Fusobacterium periodonticum 1_1_41FAA:
- a CDS encoding Smr/MutS family protein, protein MYNELDLHNLDFKVALSVFKKKYNEALKRKDRREILVIHGYGANKLGHKPVLATNLRNFLSSNKDKLSYRLDINPGVTYVTPISRLE, encoded by the coding sequence ATGTATAATGAATTAGATTTACATAATCTTGACTTTAAAGTTGCCCTATCAGTTTTTAAAAAGAAATACAATGAAGCCTTAAAGAGGAAAGACAGAAGAGAAATTTTAGTAATTCATGGATATGGGGCTAATAAATTAGGACATAAACCTGTTTTAGCAACTAATTTAAGAAATTTTTTGTCAAGTAATAAAGATAAATTGAGTTACAGGCTTGATATTAATCCAGGTGTAACCTATGTAACTCCAAT
- a CDS encoding dicarboxylate/amino acid:cation symporter, producing the protein MKTKKIGLVPRLIIAIIVGILIGQFMPLWFVRIFKTFSTFFGLFLSFFIPLMIVGFVVSGIAKLTEGAGKLLGFTAVVSYISTIVAGTFSYTVAANLYPKLVSGISQRISFEGKDVTPYFTIPLKPPIDVTAAIVFAFMMGITISIMRSQKKGETTFNLFVEYEEIISKILAGFVIPLLPFHILGIFSEMAYSGIVFKVLGVFAAIYGCIFAMHYIYMLVMFSIAGGVSKKNPFTLIKNQVPAYFTAVGTQSSAATIPVNIQCGLKNGTSPEIVDFVVPLCATIHLSGSMITLTSCIMGILLLNGMPHSFGMMFPFLCMLGIAMVAAPGAPGGAVMSALPFLFLIGIDAQGPLGSLLIALYITQDSFGTAINVSGDNAIAIYVDEFYKKYIKKAA; encoded by the coding sequence ATGAAAACTAAAAAAATCGGTTTAGTTCCAAGGTTGATAATTGCCATAATTGTTGGTATATTAATTGGGCAATTTATGCCACTTTGGTTTGTAAGAATTTTTAAAACTTTCAGTACATTTTTTGGCTTATTCCTATCATTCTTTATACCGTTAATGATAGTTGGTTTTGTTGTATCAGGAATAGCAAAACTTACAGAAGGTGCAGGAAAACTTTTAGGATTTACTGCCGTTGTTTCTTATATTTCAACAATAGTTGCAGGAACATTTTCATATACAGTTGCAGCAAATCTATATCCTAAATTAGTTTCAGGAATTTCTCAAAGAATAAGTTTTGAAGGAAAAGATGTTACTCCATATTTCACTATTCCTTTAAAACCACCTATAGATGTTACTGCGGCAATAGTTTTTGCATTTATGATGGGGATTACAATTAGTATTATGAGAAGCCAAAAGAAAGGTGAAACAACATTTAATCTATTTGTAGAATATGAAGAAATCATATCAAAAATATTAGCTGGATTTGTAATTCCACTATTACCTTTCCACATTTTAGGAATATTTAGTGAAATGGCATATTCTGGTATAGTATTTAAAGTTCTTGGTGTATTTGCTGCAATTTATGGTTGTATATTTGCTATGCACTACATCTATATGCTTGTTATGTTCTCTATTGCTGGTGGAGTATCAAAGAAAAATCCATTTACTCTTATTAAAAACCAAGTACCAGCATATTTTACAGCAGTTGGAACTCAGTCATCAGCTGCAACTATACCTGTAAATATCCAATGTGGATTGAAAAATGGTACAAGCCCTGAAATAGTTGATTTCGTTGTTCCTCTATGTGCAACAATTCACTTATCAGGAAGTATGATAACTTTAACAAGTTGTATTATGGGAATCTTATTATTAAATGGTATGCCTCATTCATTTGGAATGATGTTCCCATTCTTATGTATGCTTGGAATTGCTATGGTTGCTGCACCAGGAGCACCAGGTGGAGCAGTTATGAGTGCTTTACCTTTCCTATTCTTAATAGGTATAGATGCACAAGGACCTTTAGGATCATTACTAATAGCTCTATATATTACTCAAGATAGTTTTGGAACTGCAATAAATGTTTCAGGAGATAATGCTATAGCTATCTATGTTGATGAGTTTTATAAGAAGTATATTAAAAAAGCGGCATAA